One region of Diabrotica undecimpunctata isolate CICGRU chromosome 6, icDiaUnde3, whole genome shotgun sequence genomic DNA includes:
- the LOC140444409 gene encoding matrix metalloproteinase-16-like: MQTNKVVLLIVTGIVSFCLGENFTETNAVSWLEQYGYITTSETAHTDIAEILQKFQEKYNLPVDGKLNRETVELMQKPRCTQGDNAYAVKSAWKKFDIKWYFPQFTPTALEVAKRVFKIWEEASKFKFTYLQVPNPNPDITITVVPKQHYFRYNCQGNSACPYTFTSGVLAHSYFPPVTGCIEIHMNSNLTWDFSLNSTAEGRTNFFAVLLHEVGHALGLSHSSDRKAVMYPFYQALPTNISEDDKMGLEELYGPKTKSASIPTQPVVTRVSSPTLKTTTTERSRSKATTIARSNKSMQNAITNVCELEYPDLIFLAYAPSFPTYRMYIVSKDLIWKYDLNNEKIPANAEQFIRYLPRGITNVTHVFQSTNGDLIGVSRNRIYAAAFPSLRIHTDNMVPEVNNARSITGLFQTNSGKKFVCFDGSFIEFNDKGVISRGRISDIFLGIPNDITSAFNYIDGHIYFLKQNIYYKFNEFTRSVIEKGTFNWNMLGFPCPDNGLIKQLKSLLAKVNLYYK; the protein is encoded by the coding sequence ATGCAAACCAATAAAGTTGTTCTGCTCATCGTAACTGGCATCGTAAGTTTTTGCTTAGGTGAAAATTTTACCGAGACAAATGCGGTGTCATGGTTAGAACAATATGGTTATATCACCACAAGTGAAACTGCACACACTGATATTGCTGAAATACTACAAAAGtttcaagaaaaatataatttacctGTGGATGGAAAATTAAATAGAGAAACTGTGGAGTTAATGCAGAAACCAAGATGTACACAAGGAGACAATGCGTACGCTGTAAAATCAGCATGGAAAAAATTTGATATAAAATGGTATTTTCCTCAATTTACTCCTACAGCTTTGGAAGTCGCTAAAAGAGTATTTAAAATATGGGAAGAAGCatcaaaatttaagtttacttatCTGCAAGTCCCAAATCCAAATCCGGATATAACTATAACAGTCGTTCCAAAGCAGCACTATTTTCGATATAATTGTCAGGGTAACAGCGCATGTCCTTATACATTTACAAGTGGTGTATTAGCACATTCTTATTTTCCACCAGTAACTGGATGCATAGAAATTCATATGAATAGCAATCTAACATGGGATTTCAGTTTGAATTCTACAGCAGAGGGTCGAACAAATTTCTTTGCTGTCCTTCTTCATGAAGTTGGTCACGCTTTAGGTTTATCGCATAGTAGCGATAGGAAAGCTGTAATGTATCCGTTTTATCAAGCTTTACCTACCAACATATCTGAAGATGATAAAATGGGCTTAGAAGAGTTATATGGACCTAAAACTAAATCTGCATCTATTCCAACTCAACCTGTTGTTACTAGGGTCAGTTCACCAACTTTAAAGACAACCACAACAGAAAGATCTAGGAGTAAGGCAACCACAATAGCTAGGAGTAATAAATCGATGCAAAATGCCATAACGAATGTATGTGAATTAGAATACCcagatttaatatttttagcaTACGCTCCATCATTTCCAACATACCGAATGTATATAGTAAGTAAGGATCTGATATGGAAATATGACTTAAATAATGAAAAGATACCCGCCAATGCTGAACAATTTATAAGATATTTGCCAAGGGGAATTACGAACGTAACACATGTTTTTCAAAGTACCAATGGAGATTTAATTGGTGTAAGTAGGAATCGTATATACGCAGCAGCATTTCCTAGCTTAAGAATTCATACAGATAACATGGTACCTGAAGTAAATAACGCAAGAAGTATTACCGGTTTATTTCAAACAAATTCAggaaaaaaatttgtttgttttgatgGCTCATTTATTGAATTTAATGATAAAGGCGTTATCTCAAGAGGACGTATTAGTGATATTTTTCTAGGAATACCAAATGATATTACATCAGCATTTAATTATATTGATGGGCATATATATTTCTTGAAGCAAAACATTTATTACAAGTTTaatgaatttacaagaagtgtcaTTGAAAAAGGTACTTTTAATTGGAATATGTTAGGGTTCCCTTGTCCAGATAATGGATTAATAAAACAACTGAAATCCTTATTAGCTaaagtaaatttatattataaataa